In Haloterrigena turkmenica DSM 5511, a single genomic region encodes these proteins:
- a CDS encoding archaeosine biosynthesis radical SAM protein RaSEA — translation MSKPSPDVYEQGKGMDAHNQVMREIRSRKEASYDPHEPTRVWLDEDNTPGGVKRSLTIILNTGGCRWARAGGCTMCGYVAESVDGGSVSHEALMDQIDVCLAHEDENADEPAELIKIYTSGSFLDEREIGAESRRAIAETFADRDRIVLESLPDFVDREKIGDFTGYGIDTDIAIGLETATDRVRHDCVNKYFDFADFEDACAEAATADDEADDAEAGIKAYLLMKPPFLTESEAVDDMISSIERCADVEGCHTVSMNPCNVQRYTMVDELYFNDGYRPPWLWSVAHVLEETADVDAIVVSDPVGHGSDRGPHNCTECDDLVQKAIKDFDLRQDPSVFEQVSCECELTWETVMERERSFNQPLTR, via the coding sequence ATGAGCAAACCGAGCCCCGATGTCTACGAGCAGGGCAAGGGCATGGACGCCCACAATCAGGTCATGCGCGAGATCCGATCGCGCAAGGAGGCCAGCTACGATCCCCACGAGCCCACCCGCGTCTGGCTCGACGAGGACAACACCCCCGGCGGCGTTAAGCGGAGCCTGACGATCATTCTGAACACGGGGGGCTGCCGGTGGGCCCGCGCCGGCGGCTGTACGATGTGCGGCTACGTCGCCGAGAGCGTCGACGGCGGGAGCGTCAGCCACGAAGCGCTGATGGACCAGATCGACGTCTGTCTCGCACACGAAGACGAGAACGCCGACGAGCCGGCCGAGCTCATCAAGATCTACACCTCCGGCTCCTTCCTGGACGAGCGCGAGATCGGCGCGGAGAGCCGCCGCGCCATCGCCGAGACCTTCGCCGACCGCGACCGGATCGTCCTCGAGTCGCTGCCGGACTTCGTCGATCGTGAGAAGATCGGCGACTTCACCGGGTACGGGATCGACACGGACATCGCGATCGGCCTCGAGACGGCGACCGACCGCGTCCGCCACGACTGCGTGAACAAGTACTTCGACTTCGCGGACTTCGAGGACGCCTGCGCCGAGGCCGCGACGGCGGACGACGAGGCCGACGACGCCGAGGCGGGGATCAAGGCCTACCTCCTGATGAAGCCGCCGTTCCTCACCGAGTCCGAGGCCGTCGACGACATGATCTCGTCGATCGAGCGCTGTGCCGACGTCGAGGGCTGTCACACCGTCTCGATGAACCCCTGTAACGTCCAGCGCTACACGATGGTCGACGAGCTCTACTTCAACGACGGCTACCGCCCGCCGTGGCTCTGGTCGGTCGCCCACGTGCTCGAGGAGACGGCCGACGTCGACGCGATCGTCGTCTCCGACCCGGTCGGCCACGGCTCCGACCGCGGACCGCACAACTGCACGGAGTGTGACGACCTCGTCCAGAAGGCGATCAAGGACTTCGACCTCCGGCAGGACCCCTCGGTCTTCGAGCAGGTCTCCTGTGAGTGCGAACTGACCTGGGAGACCGTGATGGAACGCGAGCGGAGTTTCAACCAGCCGCTGACTCGCTAA
- a CDS encoding helix-turn-helix domain-containing protein, with protein sequence MTQSFIAEMTISHPDLPLTPTIRTVDGAEIVVESEPLTYPDRSGSILFYSVTDCDFRAFDSALETDHTVAEWEVTMEFQDHRVYQIYHTRETKFTTPEIADLGLQVLSSQTVGRGWGLRLHAPDRERLGDYWEFCREENIRFDLEKIYSTESRANAVSGGRAEVALTERQREVARTATRMGYYEPKGASAAEVADELDISQSTLSTHLRRIMAKVFRHLFDD encoded by the coding sequence ATGACGCAGAGCTTCATCGCCGAAATGACGATCTCTCACCCCGACCTCCCACTGACGCCGACGATCCGGACCGTCGACGGCGCGGAAATAGTGGTGGAATCGGAACCGTTGACCTATCCCGATCGGTCCGGATCGATCCTCTTTTATTCGGTAACGGACTGCGACTTTCGAGCGTTCGACTCCGCGCTCGAGACCGATCACACGGTAGCCGAATGGGAAGTGACGATGGAGTTCCAAGACCACCGCGTCTACCAGATCTATCACACCCGAGAGACGAAGTTCACGACCCCCGAAATCGCCGATCTCGGACTACAGGTGCTCTCCAGTCAGACCGTCGGCCGGGGCTGGGGACTGCGATTACACGCGCCCGATCGAGAACGGCTCGGCGACTACTGGGAGTTCTGTCGCGAGGAGAACATTCGATTCGATCTTGAGAAGATTTACAGCACCGAATCGCGAGCGAATGCGGTCTCCGGCGGTCGCGCCGAGGTCGCTCTCACCGAACGCCAGCGAGAGGTCGCCCGGACCGCGACCCGAATGGGCTATTACGAACCGAAGGGCGCGAGTGCGGCCGAAGTCGCCGACGAACTCGATATTTCACAATCGACGCTATCGACGCATCTGCGGCGGATCATGGCCAAAGTGTTTCGCCACCTGTTCGACGACTGA
- a CDS encoding DUF1328 family protein, producing MFHLTTAVPLQTGGGFLYWAVIFFVLAIVAAAVGARGVAGISMEVARIFVLIFIILAIVSLLL from the coding sequence ATGTTCCACCTCACAACGGCGGTACCGCTTCAGACGGGCGGCGGGTTCCTGTACTGGGCAGTGATCTTCTTCGTCCTGGCGATCGTCGCGGCCGCCGTCGGCGCCCGCGGCGTCGCGGGGATCTCGATGGAGGTCGCGCGGATCTTCGTGCTGATCTTCATCATCCTCGCGATCGTCTCCCTGTTACTGTAG
- a CDS encoding class I SAM-dependent methyltransferase: MASRYNFGVYHWRRRFRSIAVALVAAVVGVAVRRRTNDARVRLAAAGVTIGAAGYIVRVLRRLLSPPPWALERAKYDALATRLPLADADRVLDVGCGTGRSLAGLAPHASPDSVAIGLDVFDDRIILGNGPALARRNADRAGLAATPIIGDAAALPLAADSIPVVTACRVLHDLEATAADRTLREIRRVCEPDGTLGILELPLTPDGVSRHPEPYWTDRVTAAGFRIESLERLERDTGTPYIVIVATPRIESDDG; the protein is encoded by the coding sequence ATGGCTTCGCGATACAACTTCGGTGTCTATCACTGGCGGCGACGGTTCCGTTCGATAGCTGTCGCGCTCGTCGCGGCCGTCGTCGGTGTCGCCGTCCGACGGCGGACGAACGACGCTCGAGTTCGGCTGGCCGCGGCCGGGGTGACGATCGGTGCGGCCGGTTACATCGTCCGCGTGCTGCGTCGCCTCCTGTCGCCGCCACCGTGGGCGCTCGAGCGAGCGAAGTACGACGCGCTCGCGACGCGACTCCCGCTGGCCGACGCGGATCGCGTTCTCGACGTCGGCTGTGGGACGGGCCGGTCGCTCGCGGGGCTCGCTCCGCACGCGTCGCCCGATTCGGTCGCGATCGGCCTCGACGTCTTCGACGATCGCATCATTCTCGGGAACGGGCCGGCGCTCGCGCGGCGCAACGCCGACCGCGCCGGGCTCGCGGCGACCCCGATCATCGGCGACGCAGCGGCGCTCCCGCTCGCGGCCGATTCGATCCCCGTCGTCACCGCCTGCCGCGTCCTCCACGACCTCGAGGCGACGGCCGCGGATCGAACGCTGCGCGAGATCCGCCGCGTGTGCGAACCCGACGGAACGCTCGGGATTCTCGAGTTGCCGTTGACCCCCGACGGCGTTTCCCGTCATCCCGAACCCTACTGGACAGATCGCGTCACCGCGGCGGGCTTCCGAATCGAGTCGCTCGAGCGACTCGAACGCGATACCGGGACCCCCTATATCGTGATCGTCGCGACGCCGCGAATCGAGAGTGACGACGGATGA
- a CDS encoding HVO_0649 family zinc finger protein, translated as MSTYRSPFEQLKAKFDSDPKCPACGYVDTEGGWRVQTTGSRVTYQFVCPTCDAIETREMRLD; from the coding sequence ATGTCTACCTATCGGTCACCCTTCGAGCAACTCAAGGCGAAGTTCGACTCCGACCCCAAATGTCCGGCGTGTGGCTACGTCGACACGGAGGGGGGCTGGCGCGTCCAGACGACCGGGAGCCGCGTCACCTACCAGTTCGTCTGTCCGACCTGTGACGCGATCGAAACTCGAGAGATGCGACTCGACTAG
- a CDS encoding aldehyde ferredoxin oxidoreductase family protein — MTDIGGFQDHVARIDLSEGEVAYESIDDEDAKKYIGARGLGVKHVFEQGPDVDPLGPDNLLAFMNGPLSGTQTTMSGRIAVCTKSPLTGTVTDSHHGGWSGARLKWAGFDGLLFEGEADEPVYAYIEDGEVELRDASHLWGEGFHDTRDTIEEEVDGAYGKNLSIMGIGPGGENGVKYACIMNEDDRASGRGGTGCVMGSKNLKAVVVKSGTKMPKPADKETFMEGHQQAMQAIQESEVTAPNEGGLSMYGTNVLMNIGEEMDGLPTKNGRYTSTESMREAEGADIDAERVSGENVRENILVDEPTCHSCPVACKKEVEVTAMHKGEEMNVRTESYEYESAYALGPNSGHTDRDKIALMIDRCNDMGVDTIETGNMLAMAMEMSEEGKLEDEGELEWGDHETMLELIERIAYREDDLADLLAEGPRRVADRKDAHDNSLAVKGQTIAAYDPRCMKGMGIGYATSNRGACHLRGYTPAAEILGIPEKVDPYEYEGKGELTAQFQDLHAISDSFDICKFNAFAEGIEEYVTQYNGMTGLDVTEDELLEAGERIYNLERYYNNLVGFDGSDDSLPERFLEDGIPGQGASEGEYCELEEMKEEYYDHRGWVDGVVPDEKLDDLGIDIGPGTGVSAGDSAAPADD, encoded by the coding sequence ATGACTGATATCGGTGGATTCCAGGATCACGTCGCCCGCATCGATCTCTCGGAGGGGGAGGTCGCGTACGAGTCGATCGACGACGAGGACGCGAAGAAGTATATCGGCGCACGCGGCCTCGGGGTAAAGCACGTCTTCGAACAGGGTCCCGACGTCGACCCGCTCGGGCCAGACAACCTGCTGGCCTTCATGAACGGGCCGCTGTCGGGGACGCAGACGACGATGAGCGGTCGGATCGCCGTCTGCACGAAATCGCCGTTGACGGGCACCGTCACGGACAGTCACCACGGCGGCTGGTCGGGTGCCCGGCTGAAGTGGGCCGGCTTCGACGGCCTGCTGTTCGAAGGCGAAGCCGACGAGCCGGTCTACGCCTACATCGAGGACGGCGAGGTCGAACTCCGAGACGCCTCTCACCTCTGGGGGGAGGGCTTCCACGACACGCGTGACACGATCGAGGAGGAGGTCGACGGCGCCTACGGCAAGAACCTCTCGATCATGGGGATCGGCCCCGGCGGCGAGAACGGCGTCAAGTACGCCTGCATCATGAACGAGGACGATCGGGCCTCCGGTCGCGGCGGTACGGGCTGCGTCATGGGGTCGAAGAACCTCAAGGCGGTGGTCGTCAAGTCCGGGACGAAGATGCCCAAACCGGCGGACAAGGAGACGTTTATGGAGGGCCACCAGCAGGCGATGCAGGCCATCCAGGAGTCGGAGGTCACCGCGCCCAACGAGGGCGGCCTCTCGATGTACGGCACCAACGTCCTCATGAACATCGGCGAGGAGATGGACGGCCTCCCGACGAAGAACGGCCGGTACACCTCCACGGAGAGCATGCGCGAGGCCGAGGGCGCCGACATCGACGCCGAGCGCGTCTCCGGCGAGAACGTTCGCGAGAACATCCTCGTCGACGAACCGACCTGTCACTCCTGTCCGGTCGCCTGCAAGAAGGAAGTCGAGGTGACGGCGATGCACAAGGGCGAGGAGATGAACGTCCGCACGGAGTCCTACGAGTACGAATCGGCCTACGCGCTCGGCCCGAACTCCGGGCACACCGACCGGGACAAGATCGCCCTCATGATCGATCGCTGTAACGACATGGGCGTCGACACTATCGAGACCGGAAACATGCTCGCGATGGCCATGGAGATGTCCGAGGAGGGCAAACTCGAGGACGAAGGCGAACTCGAGTGGGGCGACCACGAGACGATGCTCGAGCTGATCGAGCGCATCGCCTACCGCGAGGACGACCTCGCGGACCTGCTCGCCGAAGGGCCGCGCCGCGTCGCCGACCGGAAGGACGCCCACGACAACTCGCTCGCAGTCAAGGGCCAGACCATCGCGGCCTACGACCCCCGCTGTATGAAAGGGATGGGCATCGGCTACGCGACCTCGAACCGCGGTGCCTGCCACCTGCGCGGGTACACGCCGGCCGCCGAAATCCTCGGCATCCCCGAGAAAGTCGACCCCTACGAGTACGAGGGCAAGGGCGAACTCACCGCCCAGTTCCAGGACCTCCACGCGATCAGCGACTCGTTCGACATCTGCAAGTTCAACGCCTTCGCGGAGGGCATCGAGGAATACGTCACCCAGTACAACGGGATGACCGGTCTCGACGTCACCGAGGACGAACTCCTCGAGGCCGGCGAGCGCATCTACAACCTCGAGCGCTACTACAACAATCTCGTCGGCTTCGACGGCAGCGACGACTCGCTGCCAGAGCGCTTCCTCGAGGACGGCATCCCCGGCCAGGGTGCCAGTGAGGGCGAGTACTGCGAACTCGAGGAGATGAAAGAGGAGTACTACGACCACCGCGGCTGGGTCGACGGCGTCGTCCCCGACGAGAAACTCGACGACCTCGGAATCGATATCGGCCCCGGAACGGGTGTCTCCGCAGGCGACTCGGCGGCGCCGGCCGACGACTGA
- a CDS encoding PAS domain S-box protein: MGSETGVVYVCPAADGTVRELRERVGRVTTVDAIAERQAVLSNADCVVVGDGSPDADPVECCRRLRDQWSDLPVIVFPADGSESLAGAVVAAGADGYVPRADGVDTLASRLDALLADDGTETPTVDSSASDSATALSSQLESLIDQSPFAMIEWSLEFDAVSWNPAATELFGYTASEAHGRAATELIVPADIRDEIRKHWEHLLDGEFDGNSAWRTNENVRKDGSTITCEWLNTPLTDDDGAVVSVLSFVQDVTAERKRANALEALQGTTRELMRAESADEIARIVTDATDHVIDRPLATVRFHDEDRETLEPAAVSETLDEVSGEIAALGPGDGILWQSYEDGEPAIVEDAWTERLPYDVGVDVGTTVFQPLGDHGVLTVASVGDADLDPAEIHLVHVLAATAEAALDRAARERELERTQTIVETVGDCVYQLDAEGRFVTVNDTMAKTCDYGRDALVGEHISTVLTDESVERGQRHIRRLRSNDRRIATYEVTLVGRDGERTPAEVNMALLRSDGEIVGSAGIARDISERKRMERELVKRKAKIERLHEIASRLENCRSRQEIYDCTVEAAEDVLNFDVCVVKRLEGEHLVTVALSSKLDAEFDRRMGIDEGIASKTYRTGGTYRIDDLRTAPDAAPVDGTLRSVLSVPIGDRGVFQTVSKTVDSFSREDEELAELLLSHVTDALDRLAFEEQLRAERDRFAALFENVPDAVVSARQTADDAIVEAVNPAFERTFGYEESAVVDQSLDQIIVPPNRTAEAETITRRGGNGETVETEVKRRTADGLRDFMMRVVPVDRGESTDHTFGLYTDVTDRKQRQKRVEILNRVLRHDMRNGMNIIDGCAEMLADAVDDDDIEYATTIQERASELVSLAEKTRTVERVLDREPTTTGPTDVAQTIAETVDRLESDYPGVTVSRSVPDRLFVRIDASLETALYQVLENAVEHHDGTAPTIEVSVCDRSDDGMLSLSVADDGPGMPDEERELLQGDREITQLRHASGLGLWLVNLVVTQAGGQLSFDANEPRGTVVTLEIPRADTELVQPTGDEAATGD, from the coding sequence ATGGGATCTGAAACGGGGGTCGTCTACGTCTGTCCCGCCGCCGACGGGACCGTCCGAGAACTGCGCGAACGCGTCGGTCGAGTTACGACCGTCGACGCTATCGCGGAGCGTCAGGCCGTTCTCTCGAATGCCGACTGCGTCGTCGTCGGCGACGGCTCGCCCGACGCCGATCCGGTCGAGTGCTGTCGCCGGCTCCGGGACCAGTGGTCCGACCTTCCCGTGATCGTCTTTCCGGCCGACGGCAGCGAGTCGCTGGCCGGCGCGGTCGTCGCCGCCGGCGCTGACGGCTACGTTCCCCGCGCCGACGGTGTCGACACGCTCGCGAGCCGTCTCGACGCGCTCCTCGCGGACGACGGGACCGAGACGCCGACTGTCGACTCCTCCGCGTCCGATTCGGCGACCGCGCTCTCGAGTCAACTCGAGTCGCTGATCGACCAATCGCCGTTCGCCATGATCGAGTGGTCCCTCGAGTTCGACGCTGTGAGCTGGAATCCGGCGGCGACGGAGCTGTTCGGCTACACGGCGTCAGAGGCCCACGGTCGGGCCGCGACCGAACTGATCGTTCCCGCCGACATTCGGGACGAGATCCGCAAGCACTGGGAACACCTACTCGACGGGGAGTTCGACGGAAACTCCGCGTGGCGGACCAACGAGAACGTTCGCAAGGACGGGTCGACGATCACCTGCGAGTGGCTCAACACGCCGCTGACCGACGACGACGGCGCGGTCGTCAGCGTCCTCTCGTTCGTTCAGGACGTCACCGCTGAACGCAAGCGCGCGAACGCCCTCGAGGCGCTGCAGGGGACGACCCGCGAGCTGATGCGCGCCGAGTCGGCCGACGAGATCGCGCGGATCGTCACCGATGCGACCGACCACGTCATCGACCGCCCCCTCGCGACGGTCCGGTTCCACGACGAGGATCGCGAGACGCTCGAACCCGCCGCAGTCAGCGAGACGCTCGACGAGGTCTCGGGCGAGATCGCCGCTCTCGGGCCGGGCGACGGGATACTCTGGCAGTCCTACGAGGACGGCGAACCGGCTATCGTCGAAGACGCCTGGACCGAGCGGCTCCCCTACGATGTCGGGGTCGATGTCGGCACGACCGTTTTCCAGCCGCTGGGTGACCACGGGGTGCTGACGGTGGCATCGGTCGGCGACGCCGACCTCGATCCCGCCGAAATCCACCTCGTGCACGTCCTCGCCGCGACGGCCGAAGCCGCGCTCGACCGCGCCGCCCGCGAACGGGAACTCGAGCGGACCCAGACGATCGTCGAGACGGTCGGTGACTGCGTCTACCAGCTCGATGCCGAGGGCCGGTTCGTCACCGTCAACGACACGATGGCGAAGACGTGTGACTACGGTCGCGACGCTCTCGTCGGCGAGCACATCTCGACGGTCCTCACCGACGAGAGCGTCGAGCGCGGACAGCGCCACATTCGCCGTCTCCGCTCGAACGATCGACGTATTGCGACCTACGAGGTCACGCTGGTGGGGCGCGACGGCGAACGCACCCCGGCCGAGGTCAACATGGCCCTGTTGCGCTCGGACGGCGAGATCGTGGGCTCGGCCGGCATCGCTCGCGATATCAGCGAACGCAAGCGGATGGAGCGAGAGCTGGTCAAACGGAAGGCGAAGATCGAGCGTCTTCACGAGATCGCCTCTCGCCTCGAGAACTGTCGGAGTCGACAGGAGATCTACGACTGCACCGTCGAGGCGGCCGAAGACGTCCTGAACTTCGACGTCTGCGTCGTCAAGCGTCTCGAGGGCGAACACCTCGTCACGGTGGCTCTCTCCTCGAAACTCGACGCCGAGTTCGACCGGCGGATGGGGATCGACGAGGGGATCGCCAGCAAGACGTATCGAACAGGGGGGACCTACCGGATCGACGACCTCCGGACGGCGCCCGACGCCGCGCCGGTCGACGGCACGCTGCGCTCGGTGCTGTCCGTCCCGATCGGCGACCGGGGCGTGTTTCAGACGGTCTCGAAGACGGTCGACTCGTTCAGTCGGGAGGACGAGGAGCTGGCGGAGCTCCTGTTGTCACACGTCACCGACGCGCTCGATCGACTCGCGTTCGAGGAGCAGTTGCGGGCGGAACGCGACCGGTTCGCGGCACTGTTCGAGAACGTCCCCGACGCCGTCGTCAGCGCGCGCCAGACGGCCGACGACGCGATCGTCGAGGCGGTCAACCCGGCGTTCGAACGAACGTTCGGCTACGAGGAGTCGGCGGTCGTCGATCAGTCCCTCGATCAAATCATCGTCCCGCCCAACAGGACCGCGGAGGCGGAAACGATCACCCGCCGCGGCGGCAACGGCGAGACCGTCGAGACCGAGGTCAAGCGGCGGACCGCCGACGGATTGCGCGATTTCATGATGCGCGTCGTTCCGGTCGACCGCGGCGAGTCGACCGACCACACGTTCGGCCTCTACACCGACGTCACCGACCGGAAACAACGGCAGAAGCGCGTCGAGATCCTGAACCGCGTCCTGCGCCACGACATGCGAAACGGTATGAACATCATCGACGGCTGCGCCGAGATGCTCGCCGACGCCGTTGACGACGACGATATCGAGTACGCGACTACCATTCAGGAGCGGGCTAGCGAACTCGTCTCGCTCGCCGAGAAGACCCGCACCGTCGAGCGCGTCCTGGACCGCGAGCCGACGACGACGGGGCCGACCGACGTCGCCCAGACGATCGCGGAAACCGTCGACCGCCTCGAGTCCGACTATCCCGGCGTCACCGTCTCCCGTTCGGTCCCCGACCGGCTGTTCGTCCGGATCGACGCCTCGCTGGAGACGGCGCTCTACCAGGTGCTCGAGAACGCCGTCGAACACCACGACGGGACGGCGCCGACGATCGAGGTGTCGGTCTGCGACCGGAGCGACGACGGAATGCTCTCGCTGTCGGTCGCCGACGACGGGCCCGGAATGCCCGACGAGGAGCGGGAGCTACTCCAGGGCGACCGGGAGATCACGCAACTGCGCCACGCCAGCGGGCTCGGCCTCTGGCTCGTCAACCTCGTCGTCACGCAGGCCGGCGGCCAGCTGTCCTTCGACGCGAACGAGCCGCGAGGCACCGTCGTCACGCTCGAGATTCCGCGCGCCGACACGGAGTTGGTGCAACCGACCGGGGACGAGGCGGCTACCGGCGACTAA
- a CDS encoding bacterio-opsin activator domain-containing protein: protein MENADAAENEGQVAPAVAALEAVVDPVVAVVDGTITYANDAALTAFDLAASTESEADDEAGEWDAASALDSWPRLETAVDETTVGTVRRVPLEDETYDARVHRDAAMATITFDRERTASSESAAETDSAALGEGDRTVKDRAINEAPVGITISDPDLEDNPLVYVNDAYQEITGYGYDEVVGRNCRFLQGEDSQEVAIAEMAAAIDEERPVTVELKNYRKDGTEFWNEVTIAPVRDEDGTVTHYVGFQNDVTARKEAELALERRTEELDDLLERVEGLIQDVTDVVAGSTDRSELEAAVCERIAAEAGYDGAWIGERNPATGSIDVRASAGACDDPEGEPIDADHPAAAALEERAATTEAVEEGTHAAFPLSYNGIEYGVLTVRTDRDREIDERERVILSALARAVASGVNARETSRVLETDAVVAVELTLTDRSVAPVALTAGADCRLEYRRSVHRTDDETASLCTVTGSEATAADLVAAADAAELDCRVVLEREGECLVELAGGDDLVGWLSERGVRLQSIESEDGRARVTLEIPRSANVRSIVEALEDRYAGTDVISFQQREREGETRQEFAARLERDLTERQFAALQRAYLSGYFEWPRPTTGEDLAQSMGVSRPTFHEHLRTAEAKLCGAFFGDTESSG, encoded by the coding sequence ATGGAGAACGCCGATGCGGCGGAGAACGAGGGTCAGGTCGCGCCCGCAGTCGCTGCGCTCGAGGCCGTCGTTGACCCCGTCGTCGCCGTCGTCGACGGGACGATCACGTACGCGAACGACGCGGCGCTGACGGCTTTCGATCTGGCAGCATCGACCGAGAGCGAGGCCGACGACGAGGCCGGCGAGTGGGACGCGGCGAGCGCGCTCGACTCGTGGCCGCGACTCGAGACGGCCGTCGACGAGACGACCGTCGGGACGGTCCGCCGGGTGCCCCTCGAGGACGAGACGTACGACGCGCGCGTCCACCGGGACGCGGCGATGGCGACGATCACGTTCGACCGCGAGCGCACCGCGAGCAGCGAGTCGGCGGCGGAGACCGACAGCGCGGCGCTCGGCGAGGGCGACCGGACGGTCAAGGATCGCGCGATCAACGAGGCGCCGGTCGGGATCACTATCTCCGATCCAGATCTCGAGGACAACCCGCTGGTCTACGTCAACGACGCCTACCAGGAGATCACCGGCTACGGCTACGACGAGGTCGTCGGCCGGAACTGCCGGTTCCTGCAGGGAGAGGACTCCCAGGAGGTGGCCATCGCCGAGATGGCCGCGGCCATCGACGAGGAGCGGCCGGTCACCGTCGAACTGAAGAACTACCGCAAGGACGGCACCGAGTTCTGGAACGAAGTGACGATCGCGCCCGTCCGCGACGAAGACGGGACGGTCACCCACTACGTCGGCTTCCAGAACGACGTGACGGCGCGCAAGGAGGCCGAACTCGCCCTCGAGCGCCGTACCGAGGAGCTCGACGATCTCTTAGAGCGCGTGGAGGGGCTGATCCAGGATGTCACGGACGTCGTCGCGGGCTCGACGGACCGGTCGGAACTCGAGGCCGCGGTCTGCGAGCGGATCGCCGCGGAGGCGGGCTACGACGGCGCGTGGATCGGCGAGCGAAACCCCGCGACGGGGTCGATCGACGTCCGAGCGAGCGCCGGCGCGTGCGACGATCCGGAGGGTGAGCCGATCGACGCTGACCACCCCGCCGCCGCGGCGCTCGAGGAGCGCGCTGCTACGACCGAGGCGGTCGAGGAGGGGACTCACGCTGCGTTCCCGCTGTCGTACAACGGCATCGAGTACGGCGTGCTCACTGTCCGCACCGACCGGGACCGCGAAATCGACGAGCGCGAGCGGGTGATTCTCTCAGCGCTGGCCCGCGCGGTCGCCAGCGGCGTCAACGCCCGCGAGACCAGCCGCGTGCTCGAGACCGACGCCGTCGTCGCCGTCGAACTCACGCTGACCGATCGCTCGGTCGCGCCCGTCGCGCTCACCGCGGGAGCCGACTGCCGACTCGAGTACCGCCGCTCGGTCCACCGCACCGACGACGAGACCGCGTCGCTGTGTACCGTTACGGGCTCCGAGGCCACCGCGGCCGACCTCGTCGCAGCGGCCGACGCCGCCGAACTGGACTGCCGGGTCGTCCTCGAGCGCGAGGGGGAGTGTCTGGTCGAACTCGCCGGCGGCGACGACCTCGTCGGCTGGCTCTCCGAGCGGGGCGTTCGCCTCCAGTCGATCGAGAGCGAGGACGGGCGGGCCCGCGTCACGCTCGAGATTCCGCGCTCGGCCAACGTCCGTTCGATCGTGGAGGCCCTCGAGGACCGGTACGCCGGGACCGACGTCATCTCGTTCCAGCAGCGCGAGCGCGAGGGCGAGACCCGCCAGGAGTTCGCGGCCCGCCTCGAGCGGGACCTGACCGAGCGCCAGTTCGCCGCGCTCCAGCGGGCGTACCTGAGCGGCTACTTCGAGTGGCCGCGTCCGACGACGGGCGAGGATCTCGCCCAGTCGATGGGTGTCTCCCGGCCGACGTTCCACGAACACCTTCGAACCGCGGAAGCGAAGCTGTGTGGCGCGTTCTTCGGAGACACTGAGTCTTCGGGCTGA
- a CDS encoding HalOD1 output domain-containing protein, whose product MSKPALSAEPSSETPSLEIIERVASLEETDPLALPPLYDTIDPDALDSLVQSSAADGARTESTIRFTYCGYDVRVGADGGVVVSE is encoded by the coding sequence ATGAGTAAACCAGCTCTCTCTGCGGAGCCATCGAGCGAGACACCGAGTCTGGAGATCATCGAACGGGTCGCCTCGCTCGAGGAGACCGATCCGCTGGCGTTACCCCCGCTGTACGACACCATCGATCCCGACGCGTTGGATTCGCTCGTTCAGTCGTCGGCTGCCGACGGCGCACGGACCGAATCGACGATCCGCTTCACGTACTGCGGATACGACGTTCGCGTCGGCGCAGATGGCGGTGTCGTCGTCTCCGAGTGA